In the Helianthus annuus cultivar XRQ/B chromosome 11, HanXRQr2.0-SUNRISE, whole genome shotgun sequence genome, one interval contains:
- the LOC110891581 gene encoding uncharacterized protein LOC110891581: MEKSRSFPSTYTNGLGCGSTRSYAFNGPTESEREMKRKKRIAEYNMFTTGTKIKSTVRESFKWIKNKFTDAPPPRYGI, from the coding sequence atgGAAAAGAGCAGGTCATTTCCATCTACTTATACAAATGGTTTGGGGTGTGGATCAACAAGATCATACGCATTCAACGGTCCAACTGAGAGCGAAAGAGagatgaagaggaagaagaggattGCCGAGTATAACATGTTCACCACCGGCACTAAGATCAAATCCACTGTCAGAGAGAGCTTCAAGTGGATCAAGAACAAGTTTACAGATGCTCCTCCTCCTCGTTATGGTATTTGA